A single genomic interval of Lathyrus oleraceus cultivar Zhongwan6 chromosome 7, CAAS_Psat_ZW6_1.0, whole genome shotgun sequence harbors:
- the LOC127106000 gene encoding uncharacterized protein LOC127106000 has product MKTLYNTQKMAPTLAFHFLSLVLFFVTMGEGIIVEDMKIELPDQKDIEEAKQSNHLHNLIDEAKKPNYNSEDITHDPNPWLPWGSRETKKPIYNSEVNTHDPNPWLPWGSREIKKPIYNSEVNTRDLNPWLPWGSRETKRPIYNSEVNTRDPNPWLPWGSRETIKPIYNNEVNTRDLNPWLPWGSREIKRPIYNSEVNTRDPNPWLPWGSRETKRPIYNSEVNTRDPNPWLPWGSRETIKPIYNNEVNTRDLNPWLPWGSREIKKPIYNSEVNTRDLNPWLPWGSRETKRPIYNSEVNTRDPNPWLPWGSRETIKPIYNNEVNTRDLNPWLPWGSRETKKRNYNSEADTHDPNPWLPWGSRETKKSNYNSEVNPRDPNPWLPWGSREINKLNYDSEVNTRDPNPWRPWGSRETKKHNFNSEVYTRNPNPWLPWGSREVKKPKYNYKIKTHDPNPYIDHTDAFEKGFFNLEDLHVGNVMTLQFSVQEIPHFFSRKEEADSIPFSVSQFSSVLQLFSIPEDSLEAKTMRGTLEHCQEETVVGETKICANSVESMFEFVDTIIGSENKHNILRTSYPSPTAAPLQKYTILKVSHDIDAPKWVSCHPLPYPYAVYYCHTMATGTRVFKVTLVGDKNGDKMEALGMCHLDTADWNPNHMIFKTLKVKPGKNTPVCHFFSINHLLWLPLPDSKVTM; this is encoded by the exons ATGAAGACTCTTTATAATACACAAAAGATGGCTCCTACATTAGCATTTCACTTTCTTTCTTTGGTCCTTTTCTTCGTTACG ATGGGTGAAGGAATCATTGTTGAAGACATGAAAATAGAGTTACCAGATCAAAAGGATATCGAGGAAGCTAAACAATCAAATCATTTGCATAACTTAATCGATGAAGCTAAAAAACCTAATTACAATTCTGAAGATATTACCCATGATCCCAATCCTTGGCTCCCTTGGGGTAGTCGTGAAACCAAAAAACCTATTTACAATTCTGAAGTTAATACCCATGATCCTAATCCTTGGCTCCCTTGGGGTAGTCGTGAAATCAAAAAACCTATTTACAATTCTGAAGTTAATACCCGTGATCTTAATCCTTGGCTCCCTTGGGGTAGTCGGGAAACCAAAAGACCTATTTACAATTCTGAAGTTAATACCCGTGATCCTAATCCTTGGCTTCCTTGGGGTAGTCGTGAAACCATAAAACCTATTTACAATAATGAAGTTAATACCCGTGATCTTAATCCTTGGCTCCCTTGGGGTAGTCGTGAAATCAAAAGACCTATTTACAATTCTGAAGTTAATACCCGTGATCCTAATCCTTGGCTCCCTTGGGGTAGTCGTGAAACCAAAAGACCTATTTACAATTCTGAAGTTAATACCCGTGATCCTAATCCTTGGCTCCCTTGGGGTAGTCGTGAAACCATAAAACCTATTTACAATAATGAAGTTAATACCCGTGATCTTAATCCTTGGCTCCCTTGGGGTAGTCGTGAAATCAAAAAACCTATTTACAATTCTGAAGTTAATACCCGTGATCTTAATCCTTGGCTCCCTTGGGGTAGTCGGGAAACCAAAAGACCTATTTACAATTCTGAAGTTAATACCCGTGATCCTAATCCTTGGCTCCCTTGGGGTAGTCGTGAAACCATAAAACCTATTTACAATAATGAAGTTAATACCCGTGATCTTAATCCTTGGCTCCCTTGGGGTAGTCGTGAAACCAAAAAACGTAATTACAATTCTGAAGCTGATACACATGATCCTAATCCTTGGCTCCCTTGGGGTAGTCGTGAAACCAAAAAATCTAATTACAATTCTGAAGTTAATCCCCGTGATCCTAATCCTTGGCTCCCTTGGGGTAGTCGTGAAATAAACAAACTTAATTATGATTCTGAAGTTAATACACGTGATCCTAATCCTTGGCGTCCTTGGGGTAGTCGTGAAACCAAAAAACATAATTTCAATTCAGAAGTTTATACCCGTAATCCTAATCCTTGGCTCCCTTGGGGTAGTCGTGAAGTCAAAAAACCTAAATATAATTACAAAATTAAAACTCATGATCCCAATCCTTATATTGATCACACAGATGCTTTTGAGAAGGGATTTTTCAACCTAGAGGATCTTCATGTTGGAAATGTAATGACCCTCCAATTTTCTGTTCAAGAGATTCCTCACTTTTTTTCAAGAAAAGAAGAGGCTGACTCAATTCCTTTCTCAGTATCACAATTCTCAAGTGTTCTCCAACTTTTTTCAATCCCAGAAGACTCTCTTGAAGCCAAAACCATGAGAGGCACACTTGAACATTGTCAAGAAGAAACTGTCGTAGGAGAGACCAAAATATGTGCCAACTCTGTAGAGTCCATGTTTGAATTTGTTGACACAATAATTGGTTCAGAAAACAAGCATAATATTCTCAGAACTAGTTATCCTTCACCTACAGCTGCTCCTCTTCAGAAATACACCATTTTGAAAGTATCCCATGACATTGATGCTCCCAAATGGGTCTCTTGCCACCCACTCCCATATCCATATGCAGTTTACTATTGCCACACCATGGCTACAGGGACTAGAGTGTTCAAAGTCACACTTGTTGGTGATAAGAATGGAGATAAAATGGAAGCTCTTGGCATGTGCCATTTGGATACAGCTGATTGGAACCCAAATCATATGATATTCAAGACACTGAAAGTTAAGCCTGGGAAGAATACTCCAGTGTGTCACTTCTTTTCTATAAATCATCTTTTGTGGCTTCCATTGCCAGATTCAAAAGTCACCATGTGA